A region of Chloracidobacterium sp. DNA encodes the following proteins:
- a CDS encoding putative sulfate exporter family transporter, whose product MTWQKVLFIILVILCLSPYGSPAIALTLGLILALTLGNPFPQLTGKPTTYLLQASVVMLGFGMDLGAVYRAGKGGILFIVGVVSTALVLGFIFGKLLKTPSRITTLISTGTAICGGSAIAAVGPAIKAENDEMSVSLGTIFVLNAVALFTFPLIGHTLNMSQGQFGLWSAIAIQDTSSVVGASSAYGTEALAIAATVKLARALWIAPLALALAFVYREKDAETKIVIPWFIFLFVLAASIRTFAPAIIFPSFFDSLVNLAKAGFTITLFLIGVSLSRSMLKRVGIRPFLLGAVLWIIIASASLWAVLHFG is encoded by the coding sequence ATGACTTGGCAAAAAGTTCTCTTTATTATCCTTGTTATTCTCTGCCTTTCGCCGTACGGTTCGCCTGCGATCGCTCTGACACTCGGGCTGATCCTTGCACTTACGCTTGGTAATCCGTTTCCCCAACTCACCGGCAAACCGACCACCTATTTGCTTCAGGCATCGGTGGTAATGCTCGGGTTTGGAATGGATCTGGGCGCAGTTTACAGAGCCGGCAAGGGCGGCATTCTTTTCATTGTCGGGGTCGTTTCCACTGCTCTCGTGTTGGGGTTCATTTTCGGAAAACTTCTGAAAACACCTTCGCGGATAACGACGCTCATTTCGACAGGAACTGCGATATGTGGCGGAAGCGCCATTGCCGCAGTGGGCCCTGCAATCAAGGCCGAGAATGACGAGATGTCGGTATCTCTCGGCACTATCTTTGTTTTGAATGCAGTCGCACTATTTACGTTTCCGCTGATCGGCCACACATTGAACATGTCTCAAGGCCAATTCGGTTTGTGGTCGGCCATAGCGATTCAGGACACTAGCTCAGTTGTTGGAGCGTCATCGGCATACGGAACTGAAGCGTTGGCTATTGCAGCGACTGTAAAACTTGCCCGGGCGCTTTGGATCGCGCCGCTTGCCTTGGCACTGGCGTTCGTCTATCGGGAAAAAGACGCAGAGACAAAGATTGTGATCCCGTGGTTCATATTTTTGTTCGTGCTAGCCGCGTCGATCAGGACATTTGCACCGGCAATTATCTTTCCAAGTTTCTTTGACTCGCTGGTGAATCTGGCCAAAGCTGGATTTACCATTACTCTCTTTCTCATAGGAGTAAGCCTATCGAGGTCGATGCTGAAGAGAGTTGGTATTCGGCCATTTTTGCTTGGGGCTGTTCTCTGGATCATTATTGCCTCGGCGTCACTTTGGGCCGTTCTTCACTTTGGCTGA
- the gpmA gene encoding 2,3-diphosphoglycerate-dependent phosphoglycerate mutase, with protein MHKLVLIRHGESQWNKENRFTGWKDVDLSEKGVTEAHAAGKLLRDEGFTFDEAYSSVLKRAIRTLWIILDEMDLMWIPETKSWLLNERHYGALQGLNKAETAAQFGEEQVLIWRRSFDVPPGDLDDTDERYLGNEAKYSNIEKGKFPKTECLKDTVERVVPYWLNEVAPKIKSGKRLIVAAHGNSLRALVKHLDAIPDDEIVNLNIPTGVPLVYELDADLKPLKSYYLGDAEAIKAAQDAVANQGKTK; from the coding sequence ATGCATAAATTAGTTTTGATTCGCCACGGCGAGAGTCAGTGGAATAAGGAAAATCGATTTACGGGTTGGAAGGATGTAGATCTTTCGGAAAAAGGCGTCACCGAGGCTCATGCAGCGGGTAAATTGCTGCGCGATGAAGGATTTACCTTTGACGAAGCGTATTCTTCGGTGTTAAAGCGGGCGATACGGACGCTTTGGATCATTCTCGACGAGATGGATCTGATGTGGATTCCCGAAACAAAATCGTGGCTGCTTAACGAGCGGCATTACGGAGCCTTGCAAGGGCTGAATAAAGCTGAAACTGCCGCACAATTTGGCGAGGAACAAGTCTTGATATGGCGACGGAGTTTTGATGTGCCTCCAGGAGATCTGGATGATACGGACGAAAGGTATCTTGGCAATGAGGCTAAATACAGCAATATTGAAAAAGGTAAGTTTCCAAAGACCGAATGCCTGAAAGATACTGTCGAACGAGTTGTGCCGTATTGGCTCAACGAGGTCGCGCCTAAGATAAAAAGCGGAAAGAGATTAATAGTTGCCGCTCATGGGAACAGCTTGCGGGCGCTGGTCAAACATCTGGACGCCATTCCCGATGATGAAATTGTGAATTTGAACATACCTACAGGCGTACCGCTTGTTTATGAACTCGACGCTGACCTAAAACCTCTTAAGAGCTATTACCTTGGCGACGCCGAAGCTATCAAAGCAGCTCAGGATGCGGTCGCAAATCAGGGGAAAACTAAGTAA